The DNA sequence GGGCTTCGCCGTGTCCACGCCGCAGCGCGCGAGGCCCTGGGCCAGCGTCTCTCGCTCGAAGTCGATGTCGGCGTAGCGCACGTTGGGCGGGATCTCGATTCCCGTGGCGGCAAGCGCCCGGCGCTTTGCCCCCTGCGTGCCCGGGTGGTCTACCTCGATGACGGTAAGGCCGTGCGCCCATTCCGGCTGGCGGTACGCGAAGGTGTCGAGCCCCGCGCCCAGAAGCACGTACTGCTCGACGCCGTCCGCAACGGCGTCCATGAGCGTATCCTCGGCGAACCGGCTCCGAAGGAGCACGTGCGACCGCAGGCCGAGCGCCGGTGGCGTCTTCAGCTCGTCGACGCGCGCGCGGATCTGCGCCATCATTTCAGGGCCCAGCAGCCGCGCGGCCACCGTGTCGTTCAGCACGGGGGGCTCGCTCTCGATGATGAGGTGCGCCGCCCGCATGACGGCGACGCCGTGCGCGGTGCCGCTCGCCGCGCGCGGCGGGCCCACCAATTCCGTCTTCAGCTTCAGCAGCCGCGACGCACGCTCGCCGGCGAGGCGGGCAACTGCTGCCTTCCACCCGTCGGGCGGAGGGGAGAAGTCGTCCGCCGCGGGCGCCACGCGCGTGCGTCCGACGTCATCCTGCGAGATGCCGAGTGCCCTCGCCAGATCCGCCGTCGTGATCGGCTCCAGCACGCGGTCGGTCGCCTCCTTGTAATCCACAGCGAACTCCTGCCCGTCAGGTGAATGGATGGATCGGCCAACTAGGTGGTGCAGGGGCGAGAACACGGTGGTCCGCTCTCCGCCGCGCCGGGGAGCGCCAGGGTGCCTGACGGTACGTGTGGACCGGCATCGTGGCGGCGGGGCCGCCCGGGGCTCCGGATCAGGAGCGCCTCAATTCGCGGCATATCCGTAGTCCTCGAGGACGTCTCCGAACTCGCGCTCGAACGCCCTCAGGTGGTGCTCCTGGAAGGCGTCGCGCCAGGAGTCCGTTCGCCCCTCGTGAAAGGTCCTCGTGCCTCCGAACAGGCTCGCCGTGAGCTGCTCGGCCGGGACGTCGACCGCCAGGAACCGTGCCCAGCGCTCGACCGCCGCATGCTGCACCGCCCGGCTCCCCCCACCCTCTTCTCCGACCAGGTCTTCGAACCGGAGCTTGAGCACGTCCGGGTGATACAGCAGCCACTTGTTCTGCCGGTAGGCCTCCCGGTACGGAAATTCCCGGTCGGAAATGGCGAACGACAGCATCCGGTCCATGCTCCCGAGGCTGCGGAGGATCGGCCGATAAACCTGCACGGCACCCTGCTCCCCGAAGACGTCGTCACTCTCTACGAGGAACCGGATCATCGAAACGAGCTGCGCCCTGGGATCGCGGTAGTTGTACACCATGCGCGGCGCGCCCGTCCTTCGCCACTCGCTCAGGAACCGCCGGGTGGCCGTCTGCCAGGGGAACACGTGAGCGGAGACCACCAGCCCCGGAAGGAACAGGGACGTGTCGCTCAGCTTCCGCATTTCGCTCCAGACCTCCTGGACCGTGGGGGCCACTGGCAGCCGTTCTCCCATGAGCTCGGCCTTTGTGGCGTGGCCCAGCAGCGAAAGGAGTACGTCGGGTTCCAGCGCCGGAAATTTGTCGGTGATGGCTGCGAGGGACGGATTCCGAAGGAGGTTCCGTTTCATCTCCTCCCTGGGAATCCTGTCATCCGCGGGGTTGATCGCATCGCCGGTCTGCAGATACCCGGCCCGCCCATACAACTTCAGGATCAGGTGGGTGCCGGACTTCGGAACGCTCACGAGCACAGAACCAGAGCAGGCAGCTTGGACGTCGTCGATCCCGGTCGTCATCTGATGTTCAGGGTGAGGTAGGCCTGTCGCGCCGAATGCACAGCCAAACCGGGGGCGGATCCTCCAGGTGCCGTCCGTTCTCGATGGGAAGGCGGCGTCATCCCCACCCGCGCGAAACGTGCGCGCGCCGGCGCGTAACGTTCGCTTGGCCCCGTGATCCGTCGCTGGTTTGTCTGCAGAACCTAATCGTTACTCGCCGGAAAACGCAACCCGCGGCACGCGGGGCCGTTCGGAGCTCTGGCCCCTCTGGCCCGTCTGGCCCTTCGCGTCCATGGCTGCGACCCGCCGACGCCGCCCGCCGCGGTGGCGTGGCGGACGGCATGTGTGCTAACGTCCGCCGTGTGATCGCGCCGGAGACCTGCGCCCCCTGCTCGCCCGAATGCCAGGCCGTACCGAGATGATGCAGCACACCCTGCTCGCCGTGCTCCTGGGCGTCTCCGCCGTGGCGGCCGCCGCCATCGCCTCACCGGCCGCGGCCCAGCGGCGGCACGATCCCGCGACCCTCGCCCGGGTGGATGCGCTGCTGGCGCGGATGACGGTGGAAGAGAAGGCCGGGCAGATGACCCAGCTCACCATCGGCGTGGTGGCGGCGGAGGGAACGCCGCAGCGCGACAGCGTGCGCATCGACCCGGCGAAGCTGCGCGAGGCGATCGTAAACCGGCACGTGGGCTCGCTGCTGAACGTGGTGGGCGGCGCGCTGACGCTGGACGGATGGCACGCGCTGATCGGCCAGGTGCAGGACGTGGCCACGCGCGAGACGCGGCTGGGCATTCCCGTGCTGTACGGCATCGACTTCGTGCACGGCGCCAACTACACTCGCGGCGGCACCATCTTCCCCCACAACCTGGGGCTGGCCGCCACCTTCGACGCAGACCTGGCACGCACCGCGGGCGAGGTCACTGGGGACGAGGCGCTCGCCAGCGGCCTGCCCTGGAACTTCGCGCCGGTGCTGGACGTGGGACGGCAGCCGCTCTTTCCCCGCTTCTACGAGACTTTCGGCGAAGACCCGCTGGTGGCCGCCACGCTCGGCGCCGCAGCCGTGCGGGGGATGCAGCGCTCCGGCCGGGTGGCGGCCACGCTGAAGCACTACCTGGCCTACAGCATCCCACGTTCGGGGCGCGACCGCACGCCGGCGAACGTCACCCCGCGCGAGGTGCGCGAGATCTTTCTCCCGCCCTTCGCGCAGGCGGTGCGCGACGGCGCGCGAACCGTGATGGTGAACTCGGGCGAGATCGACGGCGAGCCGGTGCACGCCAGCCGCTACTGGCTGACGGACGTGCTGCGCGGCGAGCTGGGGTTCGACGGGGTGATCGTCACCGACTGGGAAGACATCTACTTCCTCCACACCCGCCACCGCGTGGCCGCCACCATCAAGGACGCAGTCAGGATGGCGGTGGATGCGGGGATCGACGTGAGCATGAGCCCCAGCGACTACCGCTTCACCGACGCGCTGATCGAGCTGGTGCGCGAGGGGACGATCCCGGAACGCCGCCTGGACGAGTCGGTGCGCCGCATCCTGCTGCTGAAGGCCGAGCTGGGGCTGCTGGACGCGCCCTATCCCGATCCCGCCCACCGCCGCCTGTTCGCGACCGAAGCGTCCACCGGCTCCGCACGTGAGGCGGCGCGGCGCTCCATCACGCTGCTGAAGAACGACGGCGGCATCCTTCCCCTGCGGCGGAACGCGCGCATCCTGGTCACCGGGCCCGCGGCCGCCTCGCTGACGGCGCTGAACGGCGGGTGGACGTACACGTGGCAGGGCACCGACGCATCGCACTTTCCCGAGGAGCCGCGCACACTGCTCGAAGCCATGCTGCGGCGCGGGCAGGACGTGCGATACGTGGCGGGTTCGGGATTCACCCAGGCGGGCGACATGGGCGCGGCGCTGGACGCGGCGAAGAACGCGGACGTCGTCGTCGTGGCCGTGGGCGAGGATGCCTACTCGGAGTGGGTGGGCAACATCGACGACCTCACCCTTCCCGAGCCGCAGCTGCGCCTGATCGAAGCGGTGCAGGCCGCGGGCACGCCGGTGGTGCTGGTGCTGGTGGAGGGACGCCCGCGGGTGATCAGCCGCGTGGCGGACCGCGCGCGGGGGATCGTGATGGCGTACTGGCCGGGGATGTACGGCGGCG is a window from the Longimicrobium sp. genome containing:
- a CDS encoding class I SAM-dependent methyltransferase, with translation MDYKEATDRVLEPITTADLARALGISQDDVGRTRVAPAADDFSPPPDGWKAAVARLAGERASRLLKLKTELVGPPRAASGTAHGVAVMRAAHLIIESEPPVLNDTVAARLLGPEMMAQIRARVDELKTPPALGLRSHVLLRSRFAEDTLMDAVADGVEQYVLLGAGLDTFAYRQPEWAHGLTVIEVDHPGTQGAKRRALAATGIEIPPNVRYADIDFERETLAQGLARCGVDTAKPTFFSWLGVTMYLTREAIEATLRTVLSFPKGSGIVLTYAHTDSMKSQMATDSGTAGEPWVSYFTPDELGAMLQRLGFSDISFLSREEAERRYYANRSDGFAAPPRVSIAAARV
- a CDS encoding glycoside hydrolase family 3 N-terminal domain-containing protein, which codes for MMQHTLLAVLLGVSAVAAAAIASPAAAQRRHDPATLARVDALLARMTVEEKAGQMTQLTIGVVAAEGTPQRDSVRIDPAKLREAIVNRHVGSLLNVVGGALTLDGWHALIGQVQDVATRETRLGIPVLYGIDFVHGANYTRGGTIFPHNLGLAATFDADLARTAGEVTGDEALASGLPWNFAPVLDVGRQPLFPRFYETFGEDPLVAATLGAAAVRGMQRSGRVAATLKHYLAYSIPRSGRDRTPANVTPREVREIFLPPFAQAVRDGARTVMVNSGEIDGEPVHASRYWLTDVLRGELGFDGVIVTDWEDIYFLHTRHRVAATIKDAVRMAVDAGIDVSMSPSDYRFTDALIELVREGTIPERRLDESVRRILLLKAELGLLDAPYPDPAHRRLFATEASTGSAREAARRSITLLKNDGGILPLRRNARILVTGPAAASLTALNGGWTYTWQGTDASHFPEEPRTLLEAMLRRGQDVRYVAGSGFTQAGDMGAALDAAKNADVVVVAVGEDAYSEWVGNIDDLTLPEPQLRLIEAVQAAGTPVVLVLVEGRPRVISRVADRARGIVMAYWPGMYGGDAIADVLFGQVNPSGKLPFTYPRHPNALATYDHRYTETTNNDFGRGPGGFNPQWEFGYGLSYTTYAYRDLRLGSPSIGPADSLAVRVTVANTGQRAGRETVLLFTRQHFASVTPSVRRLRAFRTVELQPGESRELTFTIAADDLRFVARDGRRVLEPGAFDVMVGGLTGTFHVTAGGTR